One segment of Streptomyces sp. NBC_00102 DNA contains the following:
- a CDS encoding MetQ/NlpA family ABC transporter substrate-binding protein — protein MRVAGGLSDPTEEGVIKYVADHVAADYGVKIKITPVDDGNSLIKELNDSDSVDAAVLGYKPWIDGLNKTEGYHVAAVAPLFSQYWVFYSKKYKSLSELPNGASVAYRGDAPFYTGQILTSLEELGVIGLRANADPLTISTKDITSNPKHLKFVSVQSAARTLDDVDLAASQSTEFSLAGTPGNLKIAQVENKDLFAKQLAVRADRVDDPDIKKAIEAFKDPRVGEWATKNFGDLISAVDSSGA, from the coding sequence GTGAGGGTCGCCGGCGGACTGAGCGACCCGACCGAGGAGGGCGTGATCAAGTACGTCGCCGATCATGTCGCGGCCGACTACGGAGTCAAGATCAAGATCACCCCGGTGGACGACGGCAATTCCCTCATCAAGGAACTCAACGACTCGGACAGTGTCGACGCGGCCGTACTGGGTTACAAGCCCTGGATCGACGGTCTGAACAAGACGGAGGGCTATCACGTCGCGGCGGTGGCGCCGCTCTTCAGCCAGTACTGGGTCTTCTACTCGAAGAAGTACAAGTCCCTGAGTGAGCTTCCCAACGGCGCCAGCGTCGCGTACCGGGGCGATGCCCCCTTCTACACCGGTCAGATCCTGACGTCGCTCGAGGAACTCGGCGTCATCGGTCTCCGCGCGAACGCCGACCCGCTGACCATCTCGACGAAGGACATCACGTCGAACCCGAAGCATCTGAAGTTCGTCAGTGTGCAGTCCGCCGCTCGCACGCTGGACGACGTGGACCTGGCGGCGAGTCAGTCGACGGAGTTCTCGTTGGCCGGAACACCGGGCAACCTCAAGATCGCCCAGGTCGAGAACAAGGATCTCTTCGCGAAGCAGCTGGCTGTGCGCGCCGACCGGGTCGACGACCCGGACATCAAGAAGGCGATCGAGGCGTTCAAGGACCCGAGAGTCGGCGAGTGGGCGACGAAGAACTTCGGGGACCTGATCTCGGCCGTCGACAGTTCCGGCGCGTGA
- a CDS encoding NtaA/DmoA family FMN-dependent monooxygenase (This protein belongs to a clade of FMN-dependent monooxygenases, within a broader family of flavin-dependent oxidoreductases, the luciferase-like monooxygenase (LMM) family, some of whose members use coenzyme F420 rather than FMN.) codes for MTKPTEPLRLGLFLRPFGHHVGAAAVSDVLTYPSHVAMYAEYARLAETGHFEFVFLADSLLHTPFPKGDFASQVEPFTALSALAALTSRIGLVGTVSTTYNAPFHIARRLAALDHLSGGRAGWNVVTSRHDSEARNFGLREHPGHGERYAMASEAIEVVRQLWNSWDEDAFSAGRPYGQRFDPAKVRPVDFHGKYFTVAGPLNLPRPPQGSPLVVQAGGSDDGVALGSGQADVVFTAQSDPDEGIGYRRRIREGARVSGRTRAPLVVPGLYVLLGSSADEVRRRSDRLAEFIDYGEELERLSRQHGVTLGEEDLDRPVGELKEILVPTGKGSLWLQAAQIRNALRRGFTLRDYVRDSAERSSHLPLSGTPDHVAEGIISLHRRGFADGLNIKPAVMDVDLPAFIDEVVPLLRRAGLRPEGYAGTTLRGNLGVPAAPAIPHGGAAAGSAAGDSIDRSGDS; via the coding sequence ATGACGAAACCGACTGAGCCGCTTCGCCTCGGCCTCTTTCTGCGCCCGTTCGGGCACCATGTGGGCGCCGCGGCCGTCAGCGACGTGCTGACGTACCCGAGTCACGTGGCGATGTACGCCGAGTACGCGCGTCTGGCCGAGACCGGCCACTTCGAGTTCGTGTTCCTCGCGGACAGTCTGCTGCACACACCCTTCCCCAAGGGCGATTTCGCCTCGCAGGTGGAGCCGTTCACCGCGCTGAGCGCTCTGGCTGCGCTGACGTCCCGGATCGGTCTGGTGGGCACGGTCTCCACGACGTACAACGCGCCCTTCCACATCGCGAGGCGTCTCGCGGCACTGGACCATCTGTCCGGCGGACGCGCGGGGTGGAACGTCGTGACGTCGCGGCACGACTCCGAGGCCCGCAACTTCGGCCTGCGGGAGCACCCTGGCCACGGTGAGCGGTACGCCATGGCGTCGGAGGCGATCGAGGTCGTCCGGCAGCTGTGGAACAGCTGGGACGAAGACGCGTTCTCGGCCGGCCGGCCGTACGGACAGCGGTTCGACCCCGCCAAGGTGCGACCGGTCGACTTCCACGGGAAGTACTTCACGGTCGCAGGTCCCCTCAACCTGCCGCGACCGCCCCAGGGTTCCCCGCTCGTCGTCCAGGCGGGCGGCTCGGACGACGGGGTGGCGCTGGGTTCCGGGCAGGCCGACGTCGTGTTCACCGCGCAGAGCGATCCGGACGAGGGAATCGGCTACCGCCGGCGCATCCGTGAAGGAGCCCGGGTCTCGGGGCGTACGCGGGCGCCGCTCGTGGTTCCCGGGCTCTACGTGCTCCTCGGCTCCTCGGCGGACGAGGTACGACGACGCTCCGACCGGCTCGCCGAATTCATCGACTACGGCGAGGAGTTGGAGCGCCTCTCCCGGCAACACGGGGTGACGCTCGGCGAGGAGGATCTGGACCGTCCTGTCGGCGAGCTGAAGGAGATCCTGGTTCCCACCGGCAAGGGGAGCCTGTGGCTGCAGGCCGCCCAGATCAGAAACGCTCTCCGCCGAGGCTTCACTCTGCGCGACTACGTACGCGACAGTGCCGAGCGGTCCTCGCACCTGCCGCTGTCCGGGACCCCGGACCACGTGGCCGAGGGGATCATCTCGTTGCACCGACGCGGATTCGCCGACGGCCTGAACATCAAGCCGGCCGTGATGGACGTCGACCTTCCCGCGTTCATCGACGAAGTGGTGCCGTTGCTCAGGCGCGCCGGCCTCCGCCCGGAGGGATACGCGGGCACGACGTTGCGCGGGAATCTCGGTGTCCCCGCAGCCCCGGCCATTCCCCACGGCGGCGCTGCCGCCGGCTCCGCGGCCGGGGATTCCATCGATCGGAGTGGTGACAGTTGA
- a CDS encoding methionine ABC transporter ATP-binding protein, giving the protein MEPTTLSIPEGQVTAILGESGAGKTTVGRLIDGLTRPTTGSVSIDGVDISRLRHKELIAATSRIGVVFQGSALLSRRTALENVALPLQVSGVGRSSRRARAEELLARVGLEAKAGAYPSQLSGGQKQRVAIARALSARPEYLLADEATSGLDAETTKSILGLLRELRDDLRLTIVLITHEMDVVRELADRAVLFENGALAEEAVVTDAARTPGSRLGRLILPPVNVPPAPPGTTAWEVSHAREVAPDWLPELSARLDARVLLLGGISEVINGHSAGRLYIAVPSHLPAHSVTGAGKGLGLAVQPHGDTSTGFQKVGLAP; this is encoded by the coding sequence TTGGAGCCGACGACCCTGAGCATCCCTGAAGGTCAGGTAACGGCGATCCTCGGTGAGAGCGGTGCCGGAAAGACCACGGTCGGCCGGCTCATCGACGGGCTGACGCGACCGACGACGGGATCGGTCTCCATCGACGGCGTGGACATCTCCCGGCTCCGGCACAAGGAACTGATCGCCGCCACGAGCAGGATAGGCGTCGTCTTCCAGGGATCGGCGCTGCTGTCGCGGCGTACGGCGCTGGAGAACGTGGCGCTTCCGCTCCAGGTCTCCGGGGTGGGGCGGTCGTCGCGCCGTGCGCGTGCCGAGGAGCTTCTCGCACGGGTGGGACTGGAGGCGAAGGCCGGCGCGTACCCGTCGCAGCTCTCGGGTGGACAGAAGCAGCGGGTCGCGATCGCGCGCGCCCTGTCGGCGCGTCCCGAGTACCTGCTTGCCGACGAGGCCACTTCGGGACTCGACGCGGAGACGACCAAGTCCATCCTGGGGCTTCTTCGCGAACTCCGCGACGACCTGCGGCTGACCATTGTCCTGATCACCCATGAGATGGACGTGGTGCGCGAACTCGCGGACCGCGCTGTCCTGTTCGAGAACGGGGCTCTGGCCGAGGAGGCGGTGGTGACCGACGCCGCGCGTACGCCCGGCTCCCGGCTCGGCCGCCTCATCCTCCCGCCGGTCAATGTTCCCCCCGCGCCTCCCGGCACGACCGCGTGGGAGGTCAGTCATGCGCGGGAGGTCGCGCCGGACTGGCTGCCGGAACTCTCGGCCCGCCTGGACGCGCGCGTACTCCTCCTCGGCGGGATATCGGAGGTCATCAACGGCCACTCCGCCGGCAGGCTCTACATCGCGGTTCCTTCGCATCTCCCGGCGCACTCGGTCACCGGGGCCGGGAAGGGGCTCGGTCTGGCCGTACAACCACACGGCGACACGTCGACGGGCTTCCAGAAGGTGGGACTCGCACCATGA
- a CDS encoding methionine ABC transporter permease: MILAQNTSLDDALTLFWPALLQTFQMAAIVLGLTTVIGVPFATYLFNVSPFGLFPQYHVHTVLSWLVSLGRSVPFLVLMAAIVPYTRALMGTGIGVRGAILPLTLGALPVVVRLVESALRSVPPEISEVAQVSGASRFKTILIVQWPEAFPAVVTSSTIAIIGVFELIAVAGVIGAGGIGYLAISFGYNRFDNTVMTVTVVGLAVIAITIQLLGDVSARLMRK, from the coding sequence ATGATTCTGGCTCAGAACACCTCCCTCGACGATGCCTTGACGCTGTTCTGGCCGGCTTTGCTGCAGACCTTCCAGATGGCGGCGATCGTGCTGGGGCTCACGACGGTGATCGGCGTTCCGTTCGCCACCTATCTGTTCAATGTCTCGCCTTTCGGACTGTTTCCCCAATACCACGTCCACACGGTGCTGAGCTGGCTCGTCAGCCTTGGAAGGTCGGTTCCCTTCCTGGTGCTGATGGCGGCGATCGTGCCGTACACGCGCGCCTTGATGGGTACCGGGATCGGCGTGCGCGGGGCGATCCTCCCCCTGACCCTGGGAGCTCTGCCGGTGGTGGTGCGACTGGTCGAATCGGCACTCAGGAGCGTCCCGCCCGAGATCTCCGAGGTGGCCCAGGTCTCCGGTGCGTCGAGGTTCAAGACGATATTGATCGTTCAGTGGCCCGAGGCTTTCCCCGCCGTGGTGACGAGTTCGACGATTGCGATCATCGGCGTTTTCGAACTCATAGCCGTCGCCGGTGTGATCGGCGCCGGAGGAATCGGGTACCTCGCCATTTCGTTCGGATACAACCGTTTCGACAACACGGTGATGACGGTGACGGTCGTGGGGCTGGCGGTGATCGCCATCACCATTCAGCTGCTCGGAGACGTCTCGGCGCGGCTCATGCGGAAGTGA
- a CDS encoding PaaI family thioesterase, protein MGRTRTYEWEDPSVSAGAVGAASGLEMLRDLVAGRLPGPPISRMMGFRLTEVDHGRAVFTLEPGEEHYNPIGSVHGGVYATLLDSAAGCAVHSVLPSGVGYTSLDLNVKFLRTITADTGTVRAVGTVLKSGRTTCLAQAELFDGADRLLAHATSTCLVVPLARR, encoded by the coding sequence ATGGGCCGGACGCGCACGTACGAATGGGAAGACCCCTCGGTCTCGGCCGGCGCCGTGGGCGCCGCGAGCGGGCTGGAGATGCTGCGCGATCTCGTGGCCGGACGTCTGCCCGGCCCGCCGATCAGCCGGATGATGGGTTTCCGTCTCACCGAAGTGGACCACGGGCGGGCGGTGTTCACCCTGGAGCCTGGCGAGGAGCACTACAACCCGATCGGCAGTGTCCATGGCGGTGTGTACGCGACGCTGCTCGACTCGGCGGCCGGCTGCGCCGTCCATTCGGTGCTGCCCTCCGGGGTGGGGTACACCTCCCTCGACCTCAACGTGAAGTTCCTCCGTACGATCACGGCCGACACCGGCACGGTGCGGGCGGTGGGCACGGTCCTCAAGAGCGGCCGCACCACGTGCCTCGCGCAGGCTGAGCTGTTCGACGGGGCGGACCGGCTCCTCGCGCACGCGACCAGCACGTGCCTGGTCGTACCTCTGGCGCGGCGGTAG
- a CDS encoding SDR family oxidoreductase has product MGSLEGRTALVTGASRGIGRGIARRLAADGALVAVHYASNEEAAERTVASIRDDGGRCFPVRAELGVDGDVRALFDAFDAGAGEQGAGPGLDILVNNAAVSISSHIADLRAEDFDRLIAVNTRAPLFTIQEALTRMGEGGRIVNISSAASRKALPRTLAYSMSKGAIDSLTRTLAEELGPRGITVNAVAPGFVETEMNVSRRATEEARSAIAALSAFDRIGRPEDIADIVAFLASDDSRWITGQYIDATGGSRL; this is encoded by the coding sequence ATGGGATCGCTCGAGGGCAGGACGGCGCTGGTGACCGGAGCGAGTCGCGGCATCGGACGCGGGATCGCCAGGCGCCTGGCCGCGGACGGTGCGCTCGTCGCCGTCCACTACGCGAGCAACGAGGAGGCCGCCGAGCGGACCGTGGCCTCCATCCGGGACGACGGCGGACGCTGCTTCCCGGTACGGGCCGAACTGGGCGTCGACGGAGACGTCCGGGCCCTGTTCGACGCGTTCGACGCCGGCGCCGGCGAGCAGGGGGCCGGACCGGGCCTCGACATCCTGGTCAACAACGCCGCCGTCAGCATCTCCTCGCACATCGCGGATCTGCGCGCCGAGGACTTCGACCGGCTGATCGCCGTCAACACCCGCGCCCCGCTCTTCACCATCCAGGAGGCATTGACACGGATGGGGGAGGGCGGACGCATCGTCAACATCTCCTCCGCCGCGAGCAGAAAAGCGCTGCCGCGCACTCTCGCGTACTCGATGAGCAAGGGCGCGATCGACTCGCTGACCCGTACTCTCGCGGAAGAACTGGGCCCTCGCGGCATCACGGTGAACGCAGTGGCGCCGGGATTCGTCGAGACGGAGATGAACGTCTCCCGGCGCGCGACCGAGGAGGCGCGGAGCGCGATCGCCGCACTCTCCGCCTTCGACCGGATCGGCCGCCCCGAGGACATCGCCGACATCGTCGCGTTCCTGGCGTCCGACGATTCCCGGTGGATCACCGGTCAGTACATCGACGCCACCGGCGGCAGCAGACTCTGA
- a CDS encoding ScbR family autoregulator-binding transcription factor, whose protein sequence is MAQQERAIRTRYTVLEAAAAVFASNGYEASTISEIMSLAGVTKGALYFHFSGKEALAHAVLQHAVIIKPENPVKMQAIVDLGLLLAYRLPREPLLQGAARLAADQNARPFFGGPWPQWRDVIATLLTEGRSQGEVFEHIDPLETANVLVGAFTGLQLVSTTVDRPDSLLLLASDLYRLVLPGIAVPAVLRALCTDPDRAHHVFDVLGRPRWDLPVTFDSVPGASFPALSGQVDAPVPPSKR, encoded by the coding sequence ATGGCGCAGCAGGAGCGGGCCATCAGAACGCGTTACACCGTGCTGGAGGCCGCGGCGGCGGTGTTCGCGTCGAACGGGTACGAAGCTTCCACCATCAGCGAGATCATGTCCCTGGCCGGAGTCACCAAGGGGGCTCTGTACTTCCACTTCTCGGGCAAGGAGGCGCTGGCGCACGCGGTGCTCCAGCACGCCGTCATCATCAAGCCGGAGAACCCGGTGAAGATGCAGGCCATCGTGGACCTGGGGCTTCTCCTCGCGTACCGGCTGCCCCGTGAACCGTTACTGCAGGGTGCGGCACGACTGGCCGCCGACCAGAACGCGCGACCGTTCTTCGGCGGGCCGTGGCCGCAGTGGCGGGACGTCATCGCGACCCTGCTGACCGAAGGGCGGTCCCAGGGAGAGGTGTTCGAGCACATCGATCCACTGGAGACGGCGAACGTGCTGGTGGGAGCGTTCACCGGGTTACAGCTCGTCTCCACCACCGTGGACCGGCCGGACAGCCTGCTCCTCCTCGCCTCCGATCTCTACCGTCTGGTCCTGCCCGGCATAGCCGTGCCGGCGGTGCTGCGCGCGCTCTGCACCGACCCGGACCGCGCCCACCACGTGTTCGACGTACTGGGGCGGCCCAGGTGGGACCTTCCCGTGACGTTCGATAGCGTGCCCGGTGCCTCGTTCCCGGCACTGTCGGGGCAGGTGGACGCCCCTGTTCCCCCGTCGAAACGGTGA
- a CDS encoding zinc-binding dehydrogenase, with protein sequence MHAIHVRSTGGPEVLEYAEVPEPDPAPGQLLLDVEAAGVNFVDTLVTDGTYPAPSGHPFIPGTEVVARTEDGRRVLAKVRSGYAERVSADPSTMVGIPEELDAAQALSLLTQGLTAWHLLRSAARLVPGESVVVHAAAGGVGNLAVQLAREFGAGRVVAVASTPEKRAAALEAGADEAVEYPLAAKADIVLDASGGALFDQGLASLAEHGRIVTYGNASRSAPAPLDTGRLLMLNASVTGFQLGRSLSRPGAFSTALDELLALTLEGRLRPLTGGVRPLAEARQAHEDLLARRTTGKLALRP encoded by the coding sequence ATGCACGCGATCCACGTCCGCAGTACAGGTGGCCCCGAAGTCCTGGAGTACGCGGAGGTGCCCGAACCCGACCCCGCGCCGGGACAGTTGCTGCTCGACGTCGAGGCGGCAGGCGTGAACTTCGTGGACACCCTGGTCACCGACGGTACGTATCCCGCCCCGAGCGGCCATCCGTTCATTCCCGGCACCGAGGTCGTCGCGCGCACCGAGGACGGCCGGAGGGTCCTGGCGAAGGTGCGGTCCGGCTACGCGGAGCGGGTGAGCGCGGATCCCTCGACCATGGTCGGCATTCCCGAAGAGCTCGACGCCGCACAGGCGCTGTCGCTGCTGACGCAGGGTCTCACCGCCTGGCACCTGCTGAGGTCGGCGGCCCGGCTGGTGCCCGGCGAGAGCGTGGTGGTGCATGCCGCTGCCGGTGGGGTGGGCAATCTGGCGGTCCAGCTCGCGCGGGAGTTCGGCGCGGGCCGTGTGGTCGCCGTGGCCTCGACGCCCGAGAAGCGCGCGGCCGCGCTGGAGGCGGGTGCGGACGAGGCGGTGGAGTATCCGCTGGCGGCGAAGGCCGACATCGTGCTGGACGCGTCCGGGGGCGCGCTCTTCGACCAGGGGCTCGCCTCGCTGGCGGAGCACGGCAGGATCGTCACCTACGGCAACGCCTCCAGGTCCGCGCCCGCTCCGCTGGACACAGGCCGTCTGCTGATGCTGAACGCTTCGGTGACCGGGTTCCAGCTGGGCAGGTCGCTCTCCCGTCCGGGCGCCTTCTCGACGGCGCTCGACGAGCTTCTCGCGCTGACGCTCGAGGGCCGGCTGAGGCCCCTCACCGGTGGCGTCCGCCCGCTGGCGGAGGCCCGGCAGGCGCACGAGGACCTGCTCGCGCGCCGCACCACGGGCAAGCTGGCACTGCGTCCCTGA
- a CDS encoding NB-ARC domain-containing protein has translation MGNPPAVTTSFIGRHGELDRTERALDEYRLVTLTGPGGIGKSRLALHVADRIAARYPGGVCWADLSHLHGDASLTTAVCDAVGLLDHSRRRPVEALSEWLADQRLLLVLDCCERVLPACRALVEPLLAAAPGLGVLATSREPLDVAGEYTVDVPPLATGSDAQRLFRERAVLTAPSRRLDTPRAVAAVGEICRRLEGIPLAVELACARLRESEVEELLELLASRLDTLVDETTWPRRHRALRTTIGWSHELCTPLERLLWARLSVFNGGIRLADAQVVCSGGPLTPDEVARGLERLAAQSVLQRDGAGYRMLDTLREYGAMWLRELAEDGVLADRHAAHFADVTDQSHRGWLSRRQLARYRRMDECHTDLSAALDHLLVASPALALRMAGQAGLFWSCCGHLHQARSYLERVLVLHPAGGRDRTRALWALGVTLTLQGDHGAASEVGEECARSAREDADAESILSAAHTVSFNHLMAGRPQEALAVSDGALRELPVEPAVAPSVLRCRVIRLFALTAQGRLDEAYEDAVGLQRISLEYGDRWARGYADHQLALIHMMHGRPQDAEVHARAMLTSKHQLRDSLGIALALDLLAGAIAAQGDGVGAARTLGTGQTFWRMVGHPHRGTPELGAIRDRWERLAREAAGHSAYETAYDRALRDSAEHGLAHALRPERHRA, from the coding sequence ATGGGCAACCCACCCGCCGTCACGACCAGTTTCATCGGCAGACACGGTGAGCTGGACCGGACCGAGCGGGCACTGGACGAATACCGGCTGGTCACACTCACGGGCCCCGGCGGCATAGGCAAGAGCCGGCTCGCGCTCCACGTCGCGGACCGAATAGCCGCTCGTTACCCGGGTGGTGTGTGCTGGGCCGATCTCTCGCACCTGCACGGTGACGCGTCGCTGACGACTGCCGTCTGCGACGCCGTCGGTCTGCTGGACCACAGTCGGCGCCGCCCCGTGGAGGCGCTGAGCGAGTGGCTCGCGGACCAGCGCCTGCTGCTCGTCCTGGACTGCTGCGAACGGGTCCTGCCGGCCTGCCGTGCTCTGGTGGAGCCGCTGCTGGCCGCTGCGCCCGGGCTCGGAGTGCTCGCGACCAGCCGGGAGCCCCTGGACGTGGCGGGCGAGTACACGGTGGACGTGCCACCGCTGGCCACCGGGAGCGACGCTCAGCGCCTCTTCCGCGAGCGGGCCGTGCTCACCGCTCCGTCCCGGCGGCTCGACACGCCTCGGGCAGTGGCGGCCGTGGGGGAGATCTGCCGACGTCTGGAGGGCATCCCGCTCGCCGTGGAACTCGCCTGCGCCCGGTTGCGGGAGTCCGAGGTGGAGGAACTCCTGGAACTGCTCGCTTCGCGACTCGACACGCTCGTGGACGAGACGACCTGGCCCCGGCGCCACCGGGCGCTGCGGACCACGATCGGCTGGAGCCACGAGCTGTGCACACCGCTCGAACGCCTGCTGTGGGCCCGGCTCTCCGTCTTCAACGGCGGGATCAGGCTGGCGGATGCCCAGGTGGTCTGCTCCGGCGGACCGCTCACGCCGGACGAGGTGGCGCGCGGTCTGGAGAGGCTCGCCGCGCAGTCGGTGCTCCAGCGGGACGGCGCCGGCTACCGCATGCTCGACACGCTTCGCGAGTACGGCGCCATGTGGCTGAGGGAGCTGGCGGAGGACGGGGTGCTCGCCGACCGGCACGCCGCGCACTTCGCCGATGTCACCGACCAGTCGCACCGTGGGTGGCTGAGCCGCCGTCAACTCGCGCGCTACCGGCGCATGGACGAGTGCCACACGGACCTGTCGGCCGCCCTGGACCATCTCCTCGTGGCCTCACCCGCCCTGGCCCTGCGCATGGCGGGGCAGGCCGGGCTGTTCTGGAGCTGCTGCGGCCACCTCCACCAGGCGCGTTCGTACCTGGAGCGGGTGCTCGTCCTGCACCCGGCCGGAGGCAGGGACCGGACCCGGGCCCTGTGGGCGCTCGGTGTCACGCTCACCCTCCAGGGAGACCATGGGGCGGCGTCGGAGGTCGGTGAGGAGTGCGCCCGTTCCGCTCGGGAGGACGCGGATGCTGAATCGATCCTCTCCGCCGCGCACACGGTGAGTTTCAATCACCTCATGGCGGGACGGCCGCAGGAGGCGCTGGCGGTGAGCGACGGCGCGCTGCGCGAGCTCCCGGTGGAACCCGCCGTCGCTCCGTCCGTCCTGCGCTGCCGGGTGATACGGCTGTTCGCGCTGACGGCCCAGGGCCGGCTGGACGAGGCGTACGAGGACGCCGTCGGACTCCAGCGGATCAGTCTGGAGTACGGGGACCGTTGGGCACGCGGCTACGCGGACCACCAACTGGCGCTCATACACATGATGCACGGCCGCCCGCAGGACGCGGAGGTCCATGCCCGCGCCATGCTCACCAGCAAGCACCAGCTCCGGGACAGTCTCGGGATCGCGCTCGCGCTCGATCTGCTCGCCGGCGCCATCGCCGCCCAGGGCGACGGCGTGGGTGCGGCGCGCACCCTGGGAACGGGGCAGACCTTCTGGCGGATGGTCGGTCACCCGCACCGCGGCACACCGGAGCTGGGGGCGATCCGCGACCGGTGGGAGCGCCTCGCGCGCGAGGCGGCCGGCCATTCGGCGTACGAAACGGCCTACGACCGGGCGCTCAGGGACAGCGCGGAA